AACAAATATCCTGCAGTTCTCTTAGCATGGTATCTTAAAAATGCTTAaccatttttacttttacaaaAAGAGTTCACTTCGATTTTAAGGATTTCTAAGTGCAACCTCACTTGATTTTCTTCTCGCAATCAGCTTTGCCATTTGTACTTTGATGTATGCCGGAGCTGCTGTTATGGGATACACAATGTTTGGAGAATCAACAGCATCTCAATTCACTCTTAACATGCCACAAGATCTAGTAGCCTCAAAGATTGCTGTGTGGACCACGGTATGTCCATTACTTTTGCTTACCTTTTCTATCACCTGTTTTTTGATATATTCTGTTCAGTGGTTCTAGGTATCTTCAATCATTTTCCTATATACAGTAAAACCTCTCTACAATGATAATAGGAATAACCTTTGCATAGTGATAAAATATTACAGTCCCAATTTGGgtcaattataaatagaaataaactcTCTGTTGTAATAAGtcataaatcttttaaatcccgccttaagaaaatattcctctatatagtaatatttatatatgtaactttaaaaaatatatattatgctaTGTTTTATCTTACTGTAATATTGTTTTGTCTCATCaatcttatttgtataatatgacaagatatttacttattttatctCTGGTTTTTATCATTTCACCAACAATGATTAAGTATTAAAgtacaaagaaaaattttggtaTTCAAATCTCCATTAAGTTATAACCTcctcatagtcataaatttatttggtccCAAGTGTCACTATAGAGATATTTTACTTCTTTGTAGTGCATTGTTAAGAAATATTTGTTGGTTGCTCACCACTACGGTTgcaactttttttcttaaacaatGTTACTGCACTATTTCTAAATAAGAATAACTATGATTCAATAGGTTTTCTACTTATTTGAGTTCCCTTGTCCTTTTCTAAtttccaattttctttttaaagcaTGTTCTAgatctttctcttttatgaTCAGTATACAGATTGTTGCTTACAAACTATTACTGTTTGTTCTTTTGCAGGTAGTTAATCCATTTACCAAATATCCTTTTCAAGAATGATATTCAAATTATGTGCAAACATTATTGTTTCCCTCTATGACCACTGCTCTCTATTCTtctgaaaaatgaaaaactcaAACCAGATGAATTACAGTCCCATATTTGTCTCTGCTTCtataattgaagaaaaaagatgtGCTCTTCCTTAATTAAAAGCACATATGCATTAACCATGTCCCCAGTGGCAATGAGTCTGGAAGAATTGATACCATCAGACCATCTGAAGTCTCACCTTTATGCTATCTGCATTAGGACTGTATTGGTAATCTCCACTTTGCTTGTCGGTCTCGCCATTCCTTTCTTTGGTAAGTCTCTCTTGATTCCTCGTTCATTTACTATTTCCTCCTGTTTAATTGAAAACCATAttgattttcttcattttcttaagCATTTGAAGACCCAGTTTTCATATTTCctgtttctttaatttagttgCAATTATCAATCCTCAACCAACACTTCATTTCATCTCAGGTCTGGTGATGTCACTGATTGGATCCTTACTCACTATGCTTGtagtaagttttatttatttgcagcTTCTACTTCGAAGTACTGAGAAGATTAATTCCTTTGTTGAATTATACTAACAACTAATCTCTATGCAGACCTTGATACTTCCATGTGCCTGTTTTCTGAGCATCTTGAGGGGTAAAGCAACCCGGTTTCAGGTACTCCTGCCATCTCTGTCAGCTCCTCTAATCTGTACTTTCGGTTTTAGTGATCTGTTAAAACATAGTAATGCATTTTTCTACACTCCCATAAAGTGACGCAATCCCTTCAGGAAGGTAAAATATTAACACTTGCAcacttaaaagaaaagttcttaatttcttgttaatcttttttttcttttcctttgtgCAGACTGCACTTTGTATTATAATCATTATAGTAGGAGTCATATCATCAGTCTTCGGGACGTACTCAGCCCTGTCCAGAATCATTGAGAATTTGAGCAGCTGAATTTTGTATTATGCCTCCATCAACAAAGGGTTTATCTTCTTATTGTCTTCCATTTCCAATTTTGAGatgattttcttgtttttttacTCTGTCCTCATTTCCCCATTAATGCATTCATAATCTGCAATTTTGGTAAATGTTTTATTGACATTACTTAAAGAAGGATCAGTATGGCTGTATCTGAAAGTAGTTTTCATTCAGCAAAGGCAAAATGTATTTTTAAGctcttgaattttttaattttattttattaaattttttaatttttattttgtttcattgAGTCTtctatacttttatttttattatcgaAGACATAATAGTTTTTAgtcaaaatagaaataaaagtataatggCTTAATAGAACAAATAAAAGTCTCacgaaatatttataaaaagtctttaataaaattaaaaataaaaatttaaaacctcAATACAATAGAATAAGAATTTAAAggcttaaaataatttaataatttaataatagattttGCCATCAGAATACTGTTGGTTTGTCTTAATGATAATAAGAGTATtacattatattattttgttttatataatatagaaatatattataatccTAGTTGTTTGAAAGACTAATGTAACATCAAATAAGGCATAAAGATCAGCACATGTAACCAAATATCTAACTTGGCATTCTTATCTTCTTTATAGTTCTTTCCTCATCTTTTATAATAGTATATGTTTATCCCATTCATTTGAATTTGaacattattaaattaaatatttactgTAATCAATGATTTAATCCAGATTTTGATTCTTTGGTTACtctaatattattgattaagTATTTTAGCATCACATAAAATGGATTTATGCTTTtgaataaaatacataaaaagagATTTTGAAACTCATagatttaatcaaaatttatgaatttttaagattttattatttgaattaaatataaaaacaataaagttttatttaaaattaaaaataattttgaaataaaataaatttattagggataatattaaaataaaaaaaataatttaacaatCTATCGTTTTTTTAAAACGGTGGATTTTGGGCATTCTCACCTAGTAAGTGAgaaattaaaactctaaaaattaaaggatTATGGATGACtgactttttaaaatttatagatttagaCCACATTTTTACTTGCCAAACTATAAATTCAAGCTAAATCCATAGATTTAACAAAATTTCTTATCCAAAATCTCTCAATCCAAAccacattttaaattatttgtgTTCTTATATGTAATACCAAACGACTAGAAGGATCTGATGGCTCTCCTGTAATATGATTTCTTCATACTTAGCCAAGTTTTCACCTTTCACTATTATTCTGTGTCTTTTATTCCGGGTCAGCCGAATTCAAGGAGTGATAGACTTCTCGGATGAACACATTTTCTCAATTGACTGTCCTGAATTTTTGCATGCCTTGATCCGAAACTAAAGGCAAAAACCCAGGAATTATAGATCTAAAAACACAATCCAACACAATggttattaataattatacttaGAATAACCTTGTGGATGGAGCAGAGAGGTGACAAGTTTTTCTCTCTAGGAGAGCTTCCAAACAAAATCTAGTTAAGGGTCACCGTTCATGGTTTTGCCATGAACAGTGAGCTTTCATTTTCGTGTTCTgtgtatatttgattttttttttttctttatatagtGCCTCTAAGTAGGCTTTGTCCTTTTGGTGTTTTGGTTTCTCTTATGGGTTGGAAGTAAAAAGGGACTCAGATAAGAGAGGAGTTATTGTTCTTCATTGATAGAATGACGTTGAGGGTTTGTTCCTTGTATTCACAGACAGTAGAAGAATTTCTCTTACACTCTCTGTTTACGGCATAGCCAGATCAAATGAAATTGATGCCTGCAGGTGTGTATTTGATGTTCCCAGTTGATACATGATCTTCAAAGGTTGGTAATGGCATTAAGAATCTTATTGGTCGCCCTGCAACTTGGTAAAGAATGAAGATTGGGCCATGTGGACTTTTAGGCATTTTCTTTTAGGATTTTATTAGGACTAAAAAAAGAACTTTCTCCTCTTAGTTCTTTCTCATTTCCACCGCTACCATCACCGTCTCAACCACCGTGATAACATAACAACTAAATCATACTTCCCTCtcttatcctttttttttttttttctccttcttccACAACACACCacaacttaatattttttaggcAAACAACTTCCATATTATTTACAAAGACAACAGCCATTTTAAAAGTTTTCCAATTAGTAATTCCAGTGGACATGATCTTTCTTGACCGTGAAAATCGAATAACTACCATTTGAATTTATGGAAAAATATggtgtaaaaatatataaattcaggAAGTAATGGCAATAATTATGTTGATTATGGAATAACAATGATGCGAGTGTTAGAATTCCTTTATGTTGGGATTCGCTTCGATTCGATTCTAGAATCAtataatagagaaaataatcaggATTTTGAGTGAGGAAGCGATGTTTTTAAGTATAATTGCTAATAATGAGGAGATCCTACGGCTTTGTTCCTTTATCCATTTTATCTGCTTTAATTGTCTTTTCCccaatttatttcaattttttaagttttgtatttagaaaatattttttcatataataatattatatatataatttttaaaactatatattatgCTCTATTTTATCTTACTGtagtattattttctcttatcaattttatttgtataatatgataagATATTAACATATTTTGTCTTTGGTTTATATCATCTcaccaataaaattaaatattaagtctaaaaaaacaaatttaattctCATATATACATTAAGTTATACCTTATTAATATTCAAAGTTCAGtgttagattttcttttttatgtatatatttaaaaacaaatttgATGACAATGGATGCTTTGTAACATAATGAGTAATTCGCAGGTAACTCTTATGCATCAAGATTTGTTGTTTTTAATGTGAGTTGGTTGCTTATGTTTTTGTGGTTATATGTAAAATGAAAGTGGCATCATCAAATTATGTTAATATGGACATACTATTTCAAATTGTTTTATGTCTAAAATATGGAAGGcataaaacaatttaatttctatttcatGATCAAATGTATCTGTGAGACTAAGGAATGACAAATTACATGAATCACTAATAAcaaagatattttatataaaaagaaatggtcCAACGTGATTATAAAATCATGGACTTAATTGtcaaagataatattttaaaaattcaattgaaaaattatatggccatttcatttttttcacatttacaattttacttttcttttcagaattattctaatatactatatatataaaatagccAGCAATACCCTGGGAAGTATCAGTATCAAGAAGCCTTTTCCTCCGCGTACTTCTGTTGGGAGcaaatttgataagttatatcagcaaaaaaaaagaataagatattttgcgttttatatatatatatatatatataaatttataaaaattaattttattttaagtttaatataattaaatactaaattagtttaattatatatagtatttagttattaattaattaaatatattagttttatttattaagatttatttatttatttttaaattttaattagtaatatttaataattataagatttaactataaaaatttacctcgtataaataataaaaaattatatataaatttatcagtaatttatattaataaaagaaatacaaaataaataaatcatttataataatattaatttataattaataaattgacttAGAGTGTTCTAATGAAATtcaaaactatatataaactaacttacaatttaaattataatatatataattaataaattatttaaaattatattaattaactttCATCATAATCGAATATCTTATAGACCATATCAAATACGAAACTAGtttattccttttaatttGGACACttccttttcaattttatacgTATAAAATACGaataaagtattataattattatggaCCCCCTCGGCCTCAAATCAGACAGAGAAAGGAGGGGGTCCATTGAGTTCTTACGCTTTCATGTCTACAACTCAGTTCACCCGATTACTTACTACTTACAGAGATGAATCCAATCCGGAATATGaaccataaaagaaaatgcctATTAAACCGATCACAAGAATACCACTTACAGTACCTATTATCCAAAGGGGAATTCTTCCAGTAGTATCGGCCATTTATCCCACTTCCCTCCACATTTAATCAAGTGGTCGTGCTAGAGACATAAACAGTGATAGATAATTATTAGATGATATACTTCCGATGGGATAAGAGAATTCCGTAAAATggtataactttttaaatgaatatcATTCTAAAATttggaatttttatcttttgccagaaaactctataaaaaaatcatgtcGCTAAATTAATCCACATTGGtctaaatttatagttttgaGTGCAATTAGAGTATATATTGACTATCACATTAAATGTTGTTAAGAGAAAaatgaacaagaaaaaaagaaaataaaggaagaaataaaaggaaatacATCATCGATGGCAAATTCCAAGAAGAGCACATAAAAGTCTGcatttgaaaaattgaaacTCACTTGTCCCACAACACCAACTCTCCATTTCTCAATTCTTCAATAACTCGAcaaattcttttttgtctttctttctttctttatgaAGGTTTTTACCTACATTTCTGTTCCttcaactaaataaaaatctgagaaaaataaaaataaataaaaaaaatcactgTTTTTAACGAAAAAAGACGCATGGCCAAGACTATACATTTCTCTTCGTTGCCAAGATTTTTACCTTCAACATCAAACCCATTGCACATTCCTCCTGACATTTCAATCTTATGTCAAAATCTTTCAACAACTCCCACCTTCAAAACACTTTCTTTGCCCAGAAATTTTCtgggtttttatttttccggGAAAATTCACGTTGTCGGAGAGAAAATTAAGGTTCTTGATGCTTGGAGTGGAGATGGGTCTTTGCAAGAGTTGGATGATTCCCCTGTATCAATTGAGCTGGTACCCATTTGCAGTGAGAGCCAATTTGATCGGGTTATAGCAGAGGCACAGCAACTTGAGGAacctgttattattatttggtaTTTCACCATCTCTTTTCTTGATGTCAATGTCTTGTTTTTTCTCCTTATGGGGGGTTTCGCTTAAAGTGGTGTGTTTTTGGTTCTTTTCGTCTGTTTCTGTATCTGGTTTTATGTTTGTCTAATGGAAATGAAGTATAGCATTAGACTTTTTTTAACTCTTAATCCTGTAGATATGAATGATGATATGTGTCATATTTagtgttttatttattattgatgaGGTTTTTGGTTCCATATGGTTTAATGGATGATTCTGctttatttagatatttagcAATTATAGTTGGAGGAAGAGTAATCTAAAATCCTATGTGGACTTTGTACGGTTCTGAGTCTCACAATGCAAAAATCTCTGCTAGACTAGGACAAGTTATTTCTAATTCTGGGTTAGGTGAAGCTTCAAAAGTAGTTAAATGTCATTTGTGCTTTTGTTCTttatctccttttctttttgttacaTTTGGTTGCATTAATTCTTGGCTGTTACAGTACAAAGAGACTTGACAAAGactataattttactttaactTGGAGAGAACTTAGCAGTATATGAATACTCTGTTTATTCTCTATCCAACAGTTTTCAGTTTGTCACTGTTAGCATAGCATTTGGTTTGTACGTGATTGACATTCTTGATCATATTGAGATGTTCTAAAATCTGTCAGAAGACTTTTCCTTGTTTAGAATTTTCTGTGCTTAAGCTGATCGAACCATTATTGAGCATTAAGACAactccaaattttttttatttatttatgttatgcTGTTATGTTGAAATATAATATAGCTTGTCCATTCCCTGTTTAAATTAATCAACTTCCAGAATATTTGCATATTTTGCAGTGGATATATAAGGCTTTTCTTTGTCATCTGTTGTAGTGAAGTTAAGCAAAATGTATTTGTACTTGTAGGATGGCCAGTTGGTGCAGAAAATGTATATACTTAAAACCAAAATTGGAGAAGTT
The nucleotide sequence above comes from Ricinus communis isolate WT05 ecotype wild-type chromosome 6, ASM1957865v1, whole genome shotgun sequence. Encoded proteins:
- the LOC107262189 gene encoding thioredoxin-like 3-2, chloroplastic — translated: MAKTIHFSSLPRFLPSTSNPLHIPPDISILCQNLSTTPTFKTLSLPRNFLGFYFSGKIHVVGEKIKVLDAWSGDGSLQELDDSPVSIELVPICSESQFDRVIAEAQQLEEPVIIIWMASWCRKCIYLKPKLEKLAADYYPRLRFYCIDVNNVPHKLVAYAGVTKMPTVQLWKDGKKQSEVIGGHKAHFVINEVREIIENEGTI